TAGCTTCGGTCCTGGAGGAGGGTGACACCGCCCTGCGGGACATCAAACCGTTGGCCGACCTCTCGCTGGCGAGCGTGTGGCCCTGGCTGATCGCCGGGATCGCTGTCCTGGCAATGGGCGTCGGATTCTTCCTTTGGTGGCGGCGACGCGGGATTGTTGCCGTCGATAACTGGCTGCCCCACGAGATTGCTTTCGAGGGCCTGGATCATGTGGAGGCGCTGCGCCTGCCCGAAACAGGAAGGTTCAAGGAGCACTATACCCTGGTTTCAGAGATCATTCGGGTTTATATCGAGCGCCGCTACCAGGTACCCATGCTGGAGCGAACCACGTCCGAGATCCGGGCGAGCCTGGCGGGCAGACGGGTGCCCCAGGACATTGCAGGAGAGCTGGTTGACGTCCTGGCCGAGAGTGATCTGGTCAAGTTCTCCAAATTCGACCCAGATGTGGCCGATGCGAGGGAGTTGTTGGGCAAGGCCCGTTTGATCGTGGAGAGGACCATGCCGATGGATGTACCCGAGGAAAGTGGCGGCGAAACCGTTCCCCAACGATCCCACCAGAAACAGGTGGTAGTGGCATGAACTTTCAATTCGCTGCACCCTGGATCCTGGTCTTGTTGCTGGTGATACCTTTGTTCCTTTTGCGCGCCCTGTCCAGTGGAAAGCCTGGCCGGGCAGGGGTTGTCCAGGCACGAAACCGGCCTGCTACCCTCACCCATGCCGCCACCAATCTGGCGCAAGGACTCTCCCGGTCATGGAAGGTGACGTGGCGTCCCTTGACACTGGTGATGCGTCTGGCTGCGATTGCTCTGATGATCGTCGCTCTGGCTCGACCGCAGATGGTGCAGGGCAAGGAAACCATCACCGGTGAGGGCATTGACATTGCTCTGGCGGTGGACATCTCTGGCAGTATGGCATCATTGGATTTCCAGCCCAACAACCGGCTGGAAGCTTCAAAACTGGTGATCGATGATTTTATCGGCGAGCGCCCTTACGACCGTTTGGGTCTGGTGGTGTTTGCCTCCGAAGCATTCAGCCAGGCGCCGCTGACTCTGGACAAAAACGCGCTGCGCCGCTCCCTGGACCAGGTTGAGCTGGCCACCGATCTTGGCATCGATGATGGCACCGCTATCGGGCTTGGCATCGCCAACGCGGCCGGCATGTTGACCAACAGCGAGGCCAAGAGCCAGATCATCATTCTGCTAACCGATGGTGTCAACAACTCGGGTCAGATCGATCCGCTGACGGCGGCTGAGGCTGCCAAGGCCATGGGTATCAAAGTGTATACCGTCGGCGCCGGCCGGCTCGGACAGGTGCCCGTACCGGTTCAGGGTATGTTTGGCAAGGAAATCGTTTATCAGGAAAGCCAACTCGACGAGGAAACCCTGCGCCAGGTAGCCCGGATTACCGGTGGGAAATACTACCGGGCGGAAGATACCTCAGGTCTGAGGGCTATCTATGACGAAATCAACAAACTGGAGAAATCCCAGGTTGAGGTAGAAGTCTACAATCTCTATCAGGAACTGGCAGGTTGGTTGCTGGTGCCCGCGCTGTTCCTGATGTTATCCGAGGTCGTGCTCCGTAATACGATCTTCAGGAGGGTGCCATGACCTTCGCACACCCCCAGTTTCTGATAGCGCTGCTGCTGGTGCCGTTGGCAGGACTCTTCCTGGCCTGGGCCAGCGGGCGTCGCAAGCAGGCGTTGGCGGCACTGGGTAATCCCAGCCTGATCGAGCGTCTCTCATCCAACGTCAACTGGCGCGGACGCCGCTGGCGGACAGCGCTCTGGCTGATCGCCCTCACCCTGTTGATCGTGTCGATTGCCCGCCCCCAGTGGGGCGCCGAGGTGCGAGAGGTGAAGCAAGAGGGCTTGCAGGTGATCGTGGCGCTGGACGTGTCACAGAGTATGCTGGCCGAGGATGTCAAGCCCAACCGGCTTGACCGGGCCAAGCAGGAGATAGCTGATTTAACCGAACGCCTGGAAGGTGACGAGATAGGCCTGGTGCTTTTCTCTGGTGCCAGCTTTCTCCAGGTGCCCTTGACATCGGACTACAACACGGCCTTGAACTATCTGGATAGCGCCGGACCCAAGCTCATCTCGCGGCCGGGCACGGTGATCGGCGATGCCATTCGCACTGCCATGCGTGCCTTCGACGACAAGCTGGACAGCCAGAAGGTACTCGTTGTGATGACCGATGGCGAAGATG
This DNA window, taken from Chloroflexota bacterium, encodes the following:
- a CDS encoding VWA domain-containing protein, coding for MNFQFAAPWILVLLLVIPLFLLRALSSGKPGRAGVVQARNRPATLTHAATNLAQGLSRSWKVTWRPLTLVMRLAAIALMIVALARPQMVQGKETITGEGIDIALAVDISGSMASLDFQPNNRLEASKLVIDDFIGERPYDRLGLVVFASEAFSQAPLTLDKNALRRSLDQVELATDLGIDDGTAIGLGIANAAGMLTNSEAKSQIIILLTDGVNNSGQIDPLTAAEAAKAMGIKVYTVGAGRLGQVPVPVQGMFGKEIVYQESQLDEETLRQVARITGGKYYRAEDTSGLRAIYDEINKLEKSQVEVEVYNLYQELAGWLLVPALFLMLSEVVLRNTIFRRVP
- a CDS encoding VWA domain-containing protein, with translation MTFAHPQFLIALLLVPLAGLFLAWASGRRKQALAALGNPSLIERLSSNVNWRGRRWRTALWLIALTLLIVSIARPQWGAEVREVKQEGLQVIVALDVSQSMLAEDVKPNRLDRAKQEIADLTERLEGDEIGLVLFSGASFLQVPLTSDYNTALNYLDSAGPKLISRPGTVIGDAIRTAMRAFDDKLDSQKVLVVMTDGEDVETDPIVAAQEATDANILIYTIGFGTPEGEPVPETDRNGRVIGYRTDAQGNVALSSLDESTLQAVASTGNGKYYRATASGQELDALLAEIDGLQHAQLESRLETRYIERYQIFLALALLALVAGELIPDRRRDKSRAAMTGHATSTTGATAAPQTG